The Thiohalophilus sp. genome has a window encoding:
- a CDS encoding glycosyltransferase — translation MRIVMVSDVYFPRINGVSTSIQTFRDSLQALGHDIRLIAPRYSAEDPAQTGISRIQSRPVPFDPEDRLMSVTAVDREIARLHREKPIDLIHIQTPFAAHRSSKRMARRLGIPCIETYHTHFEEYMHNYVPLIPRRVFRPLIRFITRRQCHNLQGLIVPSSAMLKVIRDYHIPLPTRTLPTGIDPERFSRGDGHAFRKRHHIEPDRPVMVHIGRIGHEKNIDFLLHVHHQVLQQLPQTLFVIAGEGPALEHLKQLSDKLGTRDNIRFVGYLDRNTTLLDCYRAGNVFVFSSRTETQGLVLLEAMACGVPVVSTAELGTRDILLPQRGALVVEEDVDQFAATVQQVLELPGLQRRMSHEGQDYVHEWSHSALAHSLADLYRHTIDTFVTSAADSAQTERSTT, via the coding sequence ATGCGGATAGTGATGGTTTCCGATGTGTATTTTCCCCGCATCAACGGCGTCTCCACTTCCATTCAGACTTTTCGTGACAGCCTGCAGGCACTGGGACACGATATCCGGCTGATTGCACCCCGTTACAGCGCTGAGGATCCGGCCCAGACAGGTATTTCGCGTATCCAGTCGCGCCCGGTACCGTTTGATCCCGAGGACCGGCTGATGTCCGTTACCGCCGTGGATCGGGAAATTGCCCGACTGCATCGGGAAAAACCGATCGATCTGATCCATATCCAGACGCCGTTTGCCGCCCACCGCAGTAGCAAACGCATGGCTCGCCGACTGGGCATCCCCTGTATCGAGACCTATCACACCCATTTCGAGGAATACATGCACAACTATGTGCCGTTGATTCCCCGCCGGGTATTTCGTCCCCTGATCCGCTTTATAACCCGCCGGCAGTGCCACAACCTGCAGGGGTTGATCGTCCCCTCCAGCGCCATGCTCAAGGTGATTCGCGATTATCACATACCGTTGCCAACTCGGACCCTGCCCACGGGCATCGATCCCGAACGTTTCTCGCGCGGTGACGGACACGCCTTTCGCAAGCGCCATCATATCGAACCGGACCGTCCGGTGATGGTGCATATCGGGCGTATCGGCCACGAGAAAAACATCGACTTTCTGCTGCACGTGCATCACCAGGTGTTGCAACAGTTGCCACAGACCCTGTTTGTGATTGCCGGGGAAGGGCCCGCGCTCGAACATTTAAAACAACTGAGCGACAAACTGGGCACCCGGGATAATATCCGGTTTGTCGGCTATCTGGATCGCAACACCACGCTGCTCGACTGTTACCGTGCCGGCAATGTATTCGTCTTCTCCTCGCGCACCGAAACCCAGGGACTGGTCCTGCTCGAGGCGATGGCCTGTGGCGTACCGGTGGTCTCGACCGCCGAACTGGGGACGCGGGATATTCTCTTGCCCCAGCGTGGCGCGCTGGTCGTCGAGGAGGATGTGGATCAGTTCGCCGCCACGGTGCAACAGGTACTGGAACTGCCCGGGCTGCAACGACGGATGAGCCACGAAGGGCAGGACTATGTGCACGAATGGTCGCACAGTGCCCTGGCACATTCTCTGGCGGATCTCTATCGGCACACGATCGACACCTTTGTCACATCAGCCGCCGATTCTGCGCAAACCGAACGTTCGACCACCTGA
- a CDS encoding phosphatase PAP2 family protein has translation MNAIRHSLFIKRMVAFELALCSQFNRASHVRVIKSLFAFISRLGDGIFWYTLIALLPLIYGSAALGAALHMSIVGALALALYKAIKSVTERPRPCVVKQELLLGTAPLDQYSFPSGHTMHAVSFTLVALHYYPELAIVLLPFTALVALSRVVLALHYPTDVLCGALLGGGLALLSFTISG, from the coding sequence ATGAATGCCATACGCCACAGTCTGTTTATCAAACGCATGGTGGCATTTGAGCTGGCCCTGTGCAGCCAGTTCAACCGTGCCAGCCATGTCCGGGTCATCAAGTCGCTGTTTGCCTTTATCAGCCGGCTGGGTGACGGGATTTTCTGGTACACGCTGATCGCGCTGTTACCGTTGATCTATGGCAGCGCGGCACTGGGCGCAGCGCTGCATATGTCAATCGTCGGGGCACTGGCACTGGCACTGTACAAGGCCATCAAATCCGTCACCGAACGGCCCCGGCCCTGTGTGGTCAAACAGGAGCTGCTGCTGGGAACGGCCCCGCTGGATCAGTACAGTTTCCCCTCCGGACACACCATGCATGCGGTCTCCTTTACCCTGGTGGCCCTGCATTATTACCCCGAACTGGCCATCGTCCTGCTGCCGTTTACTGCACTGGTGGCCCTGTCCCGGGTGGTCCTTGCCCTGCACTATCCGACTGACGTGTTGTGCGGCGCCCTGCTTGGCGGCGGGCTTGCCCTGCTCTCATTCACCATAAGCGGCTAA